The following coding sequences lie in one Scatophagus argus isolate fScaArg1 chromosome 9, fScaArg1.pri, whole genome shotgun sequence genomic window:
- the ntd5 gene encoding beta-2-glycoprotein 1-like, whose translation MLCLLSLPQIVSGLTSRMDCALLLLSLWALMGTVSLQASGSCPERLLGEERRRTCPRPCKADSDCGNKRQCLCDGQCGLSCVAPGRTCPWPLPPGENSVARLLSPTHSFSALLEVHCKPGFTLPSGLDVTIRRCQGDRQWSGDEPICIEAQPPEPAAVQTCPLPEEVINSFSIQGDATVGTSIRYSCLSGADMVGSSENFCLDNQTWQYPHPICKNVYCQPPREVEQGYVVAVQKTEYEVGFDIHYLCKKNFLLDGPQKVTCLSNGSWSAPPPYCRARCLIPAERSRVVIGGVKRWPFDVTDAMVPHGENVMFYCKHPDKQCSFTATQTCFDGKLQPPACYLEPTWLQYKLFPHRLVSEIEACEAGDVE comes from the exons atgctgtgtctgctgtctctccCTCAAATCGTCTCAGGCCTGACTTCAAGGATGGACtgtgcactgctgctgctgtccctgTGGGCTCTGATGGGCACGGTGTCCCTGCAGGCTTCAG GATCGTGTCCAGAGAGGCTTctgggagaagagaggaggaggacgtgtCCTCGGCCCTGCAAAGCTGACAGCGACTGTGGCAACAAACGTCAGTGTCTGTGTGACGGCCAGTGTGGTCTCAGCTGTGTGGCTCCAG gtCGAACTTGTCCCTGGCCTCTACCCCCTGGTGAAAACTCAGTGGCTCgcctcctctctcccactcactcCTTCTCTGCCCTGCTTGAAGTGCACTGCAAGCCAGGATTCACACTGCCCAGTGGCTTGGATGTCACTATTCGCCGTTGTCAAGGTGACAGACAGTGGAGTGGGGATGAGCCCATCTGCATAG AGGCTCAACCACCTGAACCAGCCGCTGTCCAAACCTGCCCTCTGCCTGAAGAAGTCATCAACAGCTTCAGCATCCAGGGCGATGCTACAGTAGGAACTTCCATCCGCTACAGCTGCCTGTCTGG GGCAGATATGGTGGGGAGCAGTGAAAATTTCTGCCTGGATAACCAGACCTGGCAGTATCCTCACCCCATCTGTAAAA ATGTGTACTGCCAGCCTCCTCGGGAGGTGGAGCAGGGCTATGTGGTCGCCGTCCAGAAGACTGAGTATGAAGTTGGCTTTGACATCCATTACCTTTGTAAAAAGAACTTTCTGCTGGATGGACCCCAGAAGGTCACCTGCCTGTCGAATGGCAGCTGGAGTGCACCGCCTCCATATTGCAGAG CTCGCTGTCTCATCCCTGCTGAGCGAAGCCGTGTGGTGATTGGTGGAGTGAAGCGCTGGCCATTTGATGTTACAGACGCCATGGTTCCTCAcggagaaaatgtgatgttcTACTGCAAACACCCCGACAAGCAGTGCAGCTTCACTGCAACTCAGACCTGCTTTGATGGAAAGCTGCAGCCACCAGCCTGCTACCTTG agccCACATGGTTGCAGTATAAACTTTTCCCTCACCGGCTGGTTTCAGAGATTGAAGCATGCGAGGCTGGTGATGTGGAGTGA